The Halorientalis sp. IM1011 genome window below encodes:
- a CDS encoding histidine kinase N-terminal 7TM domain-containing protein, with protein MSLHEILYQGTLVVAGLLCLGVASYAWRHRDRRTAKLLAGVLLSVVFWTLMAGLVSVFSGTPIAKFATRFLLVGVVGSVLFLFLLSLRYTGREEYISRRSVALLLLEPVFITVASWAPQSRDLVYAFGAMDPGTFTGYSVTYGPLFIAHTAYSYVLLTASAAMLVNFAVKSEYLYQRQVAAILIAVFAPWVGNALFLFGPVSFDLTPVAFAVTGLSLWWAIFSQDFLELVPVARSVVVENIGAGVFVLDRDDRLVDINPKGLEMLDLEATDAIGMDATGLLAGMPAVRDQFEDIADVDDEVTGELSFGANHYQVRVRPLEDSSGTLIGRLFLVNDVTEQKRRQRELERQNDQLEQFANVVSHDLRNPLNVATAKLELGRLRDDDQELREAEEALDRIDVIIDDVLTLAREGKQVDDRSRVSLHSLANRAWGNVETVDAELVLGDDREFEADEQRLLRALENLFRNALDHGRGDVTVTVGATEDGFFVADDGPGIPADQHDEVFEDGFTTSESGTGFGLAIVRSIVEAHGWEIAVSDSEAGVPASSAERSSADSSSGHGPREDEVSGRSQEDHRSSSGGARFDVTDIPPLADDEPSGRGDGGSHSSPTEPSE; from the coding sequence ATGAGTCTCCACGAGATACTCTATCAGGGGACACTGGTCGTCGCGGGTCTGCTGTGTCTGGGCGTGGCGAGTTACGCCTGGCGACACCGGGATCGGCGTACTGCCAAGTTACTCGCGGGCGTGTTGCTTTCGGTGGTCTTCTGGACGCTGATGGCCGGGTTGGTCAGTGTCTTTTCGGGGACCCCGATAGCGAAGTTCGCGACGCGATTCCTGCTCGTCGGCGTCGTCGGGTCTGTCCTGTTCCTCTTTTTGCTCTCGCTGCGCTACACCGGCCGCGAGGAGTACATCAGCCGGCGGTCGGTCGCGCTCTTGCTCCTCGAACCGGTCTTCATCACCGTTGCGAGCTGGGCCCCACAGTCACGGGACCTCGTCTACGCGTTCGGTGCGATGGATCCGGGGACGTTCACCGGCTACTCCGTCACCTACGGGCCGCTATTTATCGCTCACACCGCTTACTCGTACGTCCTCCTGACCGCTTCGGCTGCCATGCTGGTGAATTTCGCGGTCAAGTCCGAGTACCTCTACCAGCGACAGGTCGCCGCGATCCTCATCGCCGTGTTCGCCCCCTGGGTCGGAAACGCGCTGTTCCTGTTCGGGCCGGTCAGTTTCGACCTCACTCCGGTCGCGTTCGCCGTTACGGGGCTCTCGCTCTGGTGGGCCATCTTCAGCCAGGACTTCCTGGAGCTCGTTCCCGTCGCCCGCAGCGTCGTCGTCGAAAACATCGGCGCCGGTGTGTTCGTCCTCGACAGGGACGACCGACTCGTGGACATCAATCCGAAAGGTCTGGAGATGCTCGACCTCGAGGCGACCGACGCCATCGGAATGGACGCAACGGGACTGTTGGCTGGCATGCCGGCCGTCCGCGACCAGTTCGAGGACATCGCCGACGTCGACGACGAGGTCACAGGCGAGCTGTCGTTCGGCGCGAACCACTACCAGGTCCGGGTGCGACCGCTCGAAGACAGCAGCGGGACCCTGATCGGTCGGCTGTTCCTGGTCAACGACGTCACCGAACAGAAGCGTCGCCAGCGTGAACTCGAACGCCAGAACGACCAGCTCGAACAGTTCGCAAACGTGGTGAGCCACGATCTGCGTAACCCGCTCAACGTCGCGACGGCAAAACTGGAACTCGGTCGCCTCCGGGACGACGACCAGGAGCTCAGGGAAGCCGAGGAAGCACTCGACCGCATCGACGTCATCATCGACGACGTGTTGACCCTCGCCAGAGAGGGGAAACAGGTCGACGATCGGTCGCGGGTGTCCCTCCATTCGCTGGCCAACCGTGCGTGGGGAAACGTCGAGACGGTCGACGCCGAACTCGTGCTCGGTGACGACCGCGAGTTCGAGGCCGACGAGCAGCGCCTCCTTCGGGCGCTCGAGAACCTGTTCCGCAACGCCCTCGATCACGGCCGCGGGGACGTTACCGTCACCGTGGGCGCGACCGAGGACGGCTTTTTCGTCGCCGACGACGGCCCCGGCATCCCCGCTGACCAGCACGACGAGGTGTTCGAGGACGGGTTCACCACCAGCGAGTCGGGAACCGGCTTCGGGCTCGCCATCGTCCGGAGCATCGTCGAGGCCCACGGCTGGGAGATCGCGGTGAGTGACAGCGAAGCGGGCGTCCCCGCGAGTAGCGCGGAACGGAGTTCCGCGGACAGTTCGAGCGGGCATGGCCCGCGAGAAGATGAAGTGAGTGGGCGGTCACAAGAGGACCACCGTTCGTCTTCCGGCGGCGCGCGGTTCGACGTGACGGACATCCCGCCGCTTGCGGACGACGAGCCGTCCGGGCGAGGGGACGGCGGGTCTCACTCATCGCCAACCGAACCGTCCGAGTAG
- a CDS encoding methylmalonyl-CoA mutase has product MFDEEDLREIRSAKADWDEESVQPTVERFGERKETFTTDTEGQTVDRLYTPADVADIDYDEDLSFPGEEPYTRGVYPTMYRGRLWTMRQYAGMGTASETNERFNYLLDEGQTGLSMAFDLPTQMGYDSDNAMAAGEVGKTGVAIDSLSDMETVFEGIPLDEVSTSMTINAPASVLLAMYIAVGDQQGVDREELRGTIQNDVLKEYIARNTYIYPPEQSMRIITDIFEFCAAEVPNFNTISISGYHIREAGSTAAQEIAFTLGNGIEYVEAAIEAGLDVDEFAPQLSFFFASYNNILEEVAKFRAARRMWYKIMEERFDAENPKSKQLKFHTQTAGSTLTAQQVENNVVRVAYQALAAVLGGTQSLHTNGKDEAVGLPTEESVRTALRTQQILAHESGAADTIDPLGGSYYVESLTDELEEEAFDLLDRIDDKGGMLPAIEDQWVQREIQDVAFERQREQEEGERVIVGVNEYQVEEEEDVDIEEVDESLEAQQQETLAEVREDRDDEEVEAKLEAIREAARGDENLMPYLVDAVKVYATTGEICDAMRDVFGEYQGGGI; this is encoded by the coding sequence ATGTTCGACGAGGAGGACCTCCGGGAGATCCGCTCGGCGAAGGCCGACTGGGACGAGGAGTCGGTCCAGCCGACCGTCGAGCGGTTCGGTGAACGCAAGGAGACGTTCACGACCGACACGGAGGGACAGACCGTAGATCGCCTGTACACGCCCGCGGACGTGGCCGATATCGACTACGACGAGGATCTGAGCTTCCCCGGCGAGGAGCCCTACACGCGGGGCGTCTACCCGACGATGTATCGCGGCCGACTCTGGACCATGCGCCAGTACGCCGGCATGGGGACCGCCAGCGAGACCAACGAGCGGTTCAACTACCTGCTCGACGAGGGCCAGACCGGGCTCTCGATGGCCTTCGACCTCCCCACACAGATGGGGTACGACTCGGACAACGCCATGGCCGCCGGCGAGGTCGGCAAGACCGGCGTCGCCATCGACTCCCTCTCCGACATGGAGACCGTCTTCGAGGGCATCCCGCTCGACGAAGTGTCGACCTCCATGACGATCAACGCACCGGCCTCGGTCCTGCTCGCGATGTACATCGCCGTCGGCGACCAGCAGGGCGTCGACCGCGAGGAACTCCGGGGGACCATTCAGAACGACGTCCTCAAGGAGTACATCGCGCGCAACACCTACATCTACCCGCCCGAGCAGTCGATGCGGATCATCACGGACATCTTCGAGTTCTGTGCCGCGGAGGTCCCCAACTTCAACACCATCTCGATCTCGGGCTACCACATCCGGGAGGCCGGCTCGACCGCGGCCCAGGAGATCGCCTTCACGCTGGGCAACGGCATCGAGTACGTCGAGGCTGCCATCGAGGCCGGACTGGACGTCGACGAGTTCGCCCCGCAGCTCTCCTTCTTCTTCGCCTCGTACAACAATATCCTCGAAGAGGTCGCGAAGTTCCGCGCAGCCCGACGGATGTGGTACAAGATCATGGAGGAGCGCTTCGACGCCGAGAACCCCAAGAGCAAACAGCTCAAGTTCCACACCCAGACCGCCGGGTCCACGCTGACGGCCCAGCAGGTCGAGAACAACGTCGTCCGGGTAGCCTACCAGGCGCTGGCCGCGGTGCTGGGCGGGACCCAGAGCCTCCACACCAACGGCAAGGACGAGGCCGTCGGCCTCCCGACCGAGGAGAGCGTCCGGACCGCGCTCAGAACGCAGCAGATCCTCGCCCACGAGTCCGGAGCCGCGGACACCATCGACCCGCTCGGGGGCAGTTACTACGTCGAGAGCCTGACCGACGAGCTCGAAGAAGAGGCCTTCGACCTTCTCGACCGAATCGACGACAAGGGCGGGATGCTCCCGGCCATCGAGGATCAGTGGGTCCAGCGAGAGATTCAGGACGTGGCCTTCGAGCGCCAGCGCGAACAGGAGGAAGGCGAACGCGTCATCGTCGGCGTCAACGAGTACCAGGTCGAAGAGGAGGAGGACGTGGACATCGAAGAAGTCGACGAGTCACTCGAAGCCCAACAACAGGAGACTCTCGCCGAAGTCCGCGAGGACCGCGACGACGAGGAAGTCGAGGCCAAACTCGAAGCGATCCGGGAGGCCGCCCGCGGGGACGAGAACCTCATGCCGTATCTCGTCGACGCCGTCAAGGTCTACGCCACGACCGGCGAGATCTGTGACGCCATGCGCGACGTGTTCGGCGAGTACCAGGGCGGCGGCATCTGA
- a CDS encoding ABC transporter ATP-binding protein, whose amino-acid sequence MTTVLETDGLERRFGKLLAVEDLTVSIDSDDITSIIGPNGAGKTTFYNLLTGRLDPTDGVARLRPRDGDELVTVSGREPHEINRLGLSRAFQINNVFEGLTVSENLRIARISKNGRTFDLRAVAREDPELTAEVNEVIEMAELEGVADTVCENLSHGDKRKVEIALALGTDPSVVLLDEPTAGMNATETEKMVELVRDLDEQTDITFVLTEHDMDVVLGISDRILVLDNGQLIADGTPDEVMADERVREAYLGGEP is encoded by the coding sequence GTGACGACGGTTCTGGAGACCGACGGGCTCGAACGCCGCTTCGGCAAACTGCTCGCCGTCGAGGATCTGACCGTCTCGATCGACAGCGACGACATCACGAGCATCATCGGCCCCAACGGCGCGGGCAAGACGACCTTCTACAACCTGTTGACGGGTCGGCTCGACCCGACCGACGGGGTCGCCCGGCTCCGACCCCGCGACGGGGACGAACTCGTCACCGTAAGCGGCCGCGAACCGCACGAAATCAACCGCCTCGGCCTCTCCCGGGCGTTCCAGATCAACAACGTCTTCGAGGGGCTGACCGTCTCGGAGAATCTCCGGATCGCTCGCATCAGCAAGAACGGGCGCACGTTCGACCTGCGCGCCGTCGCCCGTGAGGACCCGGAGCTGACGGCGGAAGTGAACGAGGTCATCGAGATGGCCGAGCTCGAAGGCGTCGCCGATACGGTGTGTGAAAACCTCTCGCACGGCGACAAGCGGAAAGTCGAGATCGCGCTCGCACTGGGGACGGATCCGTCGGTGGTCCTGCTCGACGAGCCCACCGCGGGGATGAACGCCACGGAGACCGAGAAGATGGTCGAACTGGTCCGGGATCTGGACGAACAGACGGACATCACCTTCGTCCTGACCGAACACGACATGGACGTCGTCCTCGGGATCTCCGATCGGATCCTCGTTCTCGATAACGGCCAGTTGATCGCCGACGGGACGCCCGACGAGGTCATGGCCGACGAGCGCGTTCGCGAGGCCTACCTCGGAGGTGAGCCATGA
- a CDS encoding helix-turn-helix domain-containing protein yields the protein MISLQMDMVQYDCPYIDTTVENDVSFHAKQWDFNPAAEELETRITVSGADAEALDNGLTTFRNHENVRGFDLLKRERDVALLRSRIGQTDAMETIRKHDGYITGPFEIEGGSEIWHVGFDRSELAEGALSELDKENDFTVESRESMDLQDYYEVMDNADVAASLLDGCRELSEVERRTLRTAVTEGYFGTPRDGTLATLAEELDVSKMAVSKNLRRSERKLFERIVDAIGELDGAANGDP from the coding sequence ATGATATCACTGCAGATGGACATGGTCCAGTACGACTGTCCGTACATCGATACGACGGTCGAAAACGACGTGTCCTTTCACGCGAAGCAGTGGGACTTCAATCCGGCCGCAGAGGAGCTAGAGACGCGGATCACGGTCAGCGGTGCGGACGCGGAAGCGCTGGATAACGGGTTGACCACGTTCAGGAATCACGAGAACGTTCGCGGGTTCGATCTGCTGAAACGGGAGCGGGACGTGGCGCTGCTGCGGTCCCGGATCGGACAGACGGACGCGATGGAGACCATCCGGAAACACGACGGGTACATCACCGGCCCCTTCGAGATCGAAGGCGGGAGCGAGATCTGGCACGTCGGGTTCGACCGGAGCGAACTGGCCGAGGGTGCGCTGTCGGAACTCGACAAGGAGAACGACTTCACCGTCGAGTCCCGGGAGTCGATGGACCTCCAGGACTACTACGAGGTGATGGACAACGCGGACGTGGCCGCGTCACTGCTCGACGGCTGTCGGGAACTCTCCGAGGTCGAACGCCGAACCCTCCGGACCGCGGTGACGGAGGGGTACTTCGGGACCCCGCGAGACGGGACCCTCGCCACGCTGGCCGAGGAACTCGACGTCTCGAAGATGGCCGTCTCGAAGAACCTCCGTCGCAGCGAGCGAAAACTGTTCGAGCGCATCGTCGACGCGATCGGCGAACTCGACGGGGCCGCGAACGGGGACCCCTAG
- a CDS encoding ABC transporter substrate-binding protein: MLDDVDRSGSESKDTGTRLVSRREVLAATGAGTAASVAGCLGGGGSGITIGGVYLLSGLAEALGAGSAATAEVAVEAINENGGIMDEDVEIVIRDHGNDPQGQLQSLVQQENADVLLGMTSSGVTLNSGPTVEQLGVPWTLTDIGTPFITEPDEEKYGDYYDDDGKAAGLPNVFRTNSNTSHMTYAIAKYISENFDNPRIANMGPDYAYGQQCWNYVQAYMDGLGADYEVVASEFPELGATNMTPQINSVLSANPDIVFTSFWANDTVTFTNQAAEQGLFDQVDDVFDTIGADPNNFEALGDTMPEGVHYSGWYWPGAYDTEADRNLIETFRNAYQNDSEVLAYPPFTGGSTWAAVQIYKQAIEAAGSTNSDDIIAEMEGLTYEDDPRGSITIDADTHQATANCVIGESSFDADVPYDGAGQINTQTYSLDRDTALDLLDGSGLPPGL, from the coding sequence ATGCTAGATGATGTCGATCGATCAGGGAGCGAGTCGAAGGACACTGGGACGCGGCTCGTAAGTCGGCGCGAGGTGCTGGCGGCCACCGGTGCGGGAACCGCCGCATCGGTCGCGGGCTGTCTGGGCGGCGGCGGCAGCGGAATCACCATCGGCGGCGTCTACCTGCTCTCCGGGCTGGCCGAGGCACTGGGTGCCGGGTCGGCCGCGACGGCCGAGGTCGCCGTGGAGGCGATCAACGAGAACGGTGGGATCATGGACGAGGACGTCGAGATCGTCATCCGTGATCACGGCAACGACCCGCAGGGGCAACTCCAGAGTCTCGTCCAGCAGGAGAATGCCGATGTCCTGCTCGGAATGACTTCCTCGGGTGTCACGCTCAACTCAGGCCCGACGGTCGAGCAGCTCGGGGTACCGTGGACGCTGACCGACATCGGGACGCCGTTCATCACCGAACCGGACGAGGAGAAATACGGGGACTATTACGATGACGACGGGAAGGCGGCTGGCCTCCCGAACGTGTTCCGGACGAACTCGAACACGTCCCACATGACCTACGCGATCGCGAAGTACATCTCGGAGAACTTCGACAACCCGCGGATCGCCAACATGGGACCGGACTACGCCTACGGGCAGCAGTGCTGGAACTACGTGCAGGCGTACATGGACGGCCTCGGTGCCGACTACGAGGTCGTCGCCTCGGAGTTCCCGGAACTGGGCGCGACCAACATGACGCCACAGATCAACTCCGTGCTGAGCGCGAACCCGGATATCGTGTTCACCAGCTTCTGGGCGAACGACACGGTCACGTTCACCAACCAGGCCGCCGAGCAGGGGCTGTTCGATCAGGTCGACGACGTGTTCGACACCATCGGCGCCGACCCCAACAACTTCGAGGCGCTCGGCGACACGATGCCCGAGGGCGTCCACTACTCCGGCTGGTACTGGCCGGGCGCGTACGACACCGAGGCCGACCGGAACCTCATCGAGACGTTCCGGAACGCCTACCAGAACGACAGTGAAGTGCTCGCGTACCCGCCCTTTACCGGCGGGAGTACCTGGGCCGCGGTCCAGATCTACAAGCAGGCCATCGAGGCCGCGGGGAGCACGAACTCCGACGACATCATCGCGGAGATGGAAGGGTTGACCTACGAGGACGACCCGCGTGGCTCGATTACGATCGACGCAGACACCCACCAGGCGACGGCCAACTGCGTGATCGGCGAGTCGTCGTTCGACGCCGACGTCCCCTACGACGGCGCGGGGCAGATCAACACGCAGACCTACTCGCTGGACCGGGACACGGCACTGGACCTGCTCGACGGGAGCGGCCTCCCACCGGGACTGTAA
- a CDS encoding branched-chain amino acid ABC transporter permease: protein MVSTGLLIDQVITGLSIGSWLFLIAVGLSLIFGVLEVLNFAHGVLYMIGAYVGIVAVESSTGNFWLGVVAAGLVVGLVGVFIEMGFLRRVYDRDELDQLLLTFAFVLIITDAVRYVFGSGSRIINPPPSLRFDVVLAEGISIPSYRAFVIVASVAVMGVILLALRTTNFGRVVRATSSDRDMALLLGINVPRLYTGVFFIGAVLAGVGGALAAPLQSVTPELGNQVIINAFVVVVIGGLGSFTGAFIGAYIIGIMIAVGSIFAAGAGQLFPFVALIAVLLLKPEGIVGGAEA from the coding sequence ATGGTATCGACCGGCCTGCTAATCGATCAGGTGATCACTGGCCTCAGTATCGGGAGTTGGTTGTTTCTCATCGCGGTCGGATTGAGTCTCATCTTCGGCGTCCTCGAAGTGCTGAACTTCGCCCACGGTGTCTTGTACATGATCGGTGCCTACGTGGGCATCGTCGCCGTAGAGAGTTCGACCGGGAACTTCTGGCTGGGGGTGGTGGCCGCGGGGCTCGTCGTCGGCCTCGTCGGGGTCTTCATCGAGATGGGATTTCTCAGGCGCGTGTACGACCGGGACGAACTCGATCAGTTGCTCCTGACGTTCGCGTTCGTCCTCATCATCACCGACGCCGTGCGGTACGTGTTCGGCTCCGGGTCCCGGATCATCAACCCGCCGCCGAGCCTCCGGTTCGACGTCGTTCTGGCGGAGGGAATCTCGATCCCGTCCTACCGAGCGTTCGTCATCGTGGCCTCGGTCGCGGTGATGGGGGTGATCCTGCTCGCCTTGCGGACCACGAACTTCGGACGGGTGGTGCGTGCCACCTCCAGTGACCGGGACATGGCGCTGTTGCTCGGGATCAACGTGCCCCGGCTCTACACCGGCGTCTTCTTCATCGGTGCGGTGCTCGCCGGTGTCGGCGGTGCGCTCGCTGCACCACTGCAGTCCGTGACGCCGGAACTGGGTAACCAGGTGATCATCAACGCCTTCGTCGTCGTGGTCATCGGCGGCCTCGGCTCCTTCACCGGGGCGTTCATCGGCGCGTACATCATCGGCATCATGATCGCGGTCGGCAGCATCTTCGCCGCCGGTGCCGGCCAGCTGTTCCCGTTCGTCGCCCTGATCGCCGTGTTGCTTCTCAAACCCGAGGGGATCGTCGGAGGTGCCGAAGCGTGA
- a CDS encoding ABC transporter ATP-binding protein produces MTLLDLSDVNAYYGNSHVLFDISLSVEENEVVALLGRNGAGKTTTLRAITGTVPRREGTITFRGESIIDESVDSISNKGIKLVPEERRIFPTLTVQENLSVARGACRGTEPRPIEEMFEIFPVLDDLRENRGRNLSGGEQQMLSVARALVQNPDLLLLDEPTEGLAPVIVEDLADVLEDIVSRDVTVVITEQNVDFALDLSERAYIIESGENAWDGSIADLRQREDLLDEYLSVGEANAD; encoded by the coding sequence ATGACGCTCCTCGACCTCTCGGACGTGAACGCCTACTACGGCAACAGCCACGTCCTGTTCGACATCTCTCTGTCCGTCGAGGAAAACGAGGTCGTCGCACTGCTGGGCCGAAACGGCGCGGGCAAGACGACCACACTGCGGGCGATTACCGGCACGGTCCCCCGGCGAGAGGGGACGATCACCTTCCGCGGCGAGTCGATCATCGACGAATCGGTCGACTCGATCAGCAACAAGGGGATCAAACTCGTGCCGGAGGAACGGCGGATCTTCCCGACGCTGACCGTTCAGGAGAACCTCTCGGTCGCCCGCGGCGCCTGTCGGGGAACCGAACCGCGGCCGATCGAGGAGATGTTCGAGATCTTCCCCGTGCTGGACGACCTCCGGGAGAACCGGGGCCGCAACCTCAGCGGCGGGGAACAGCAGATGCTTTCGGTCGCGCGGGCGCTGGTCCAGAACCCCGACCTGCTCCTGCTCGACGAACCCACCGAGGGGCTGGCCCCGGTCATCGTCGAGGACCTGGCCGACGTGCTCGAAGACATCGTCAGCCGCGACGTGACGGTCGTGATCACCGAGCAGAACGTCGACTTCGCGCTCGACCTCTCCGAACGGGCGTACATCATCGAGAGCGGTGAGAACGCCTGGGACGGCTCGATCGCCGACCTGCGCCAGCGCGAGGACCTCCTCGACGAGTACCTCTCGGTCGGGGAGGCAAACGCGGACTGA
- a CDS encoding branched-chain amino acid ABC transporter permease, which produces MSYGFSERVQTVENTSWIVLLAAILLVAAPFVLGGYQTSILTQTVILALFATAFNLLYGYTGLLSFGHAMFVAAAGYTAAITVGQVSPALGIPETFGAISPFATWVLALLLGVVVATLVAVFVGFLSVRLEEIYFALITLAFSMAVYVMVLQDTVGVIFEVFGIGDGNLTNGSDGLTFTMGEIELFGMQFRLVDIVDPFVYYFLSLIVVSVAMYMLWRIVQSPFGMVCRAIRENPERASALGIDVNRHQWVTFIISGAFSGLAGALLIPLATNVNPSYAHWTFSAEPVIMTVIGGPYAFFGPIVGAFTYEYLREFISLFPLLEQYWQFSFGVLLLLVVLFFDNGVAGGINRFRAWLGVAWQRYQTDGVAGVIAFVKETVVGYAVLAKDEVVAFVRRVITGVRSLPQRVANRF; this is translated from the coding sequence ATGAGCTACGGATTCTCGGAACGGGTCCAGACGGTCGAGAACACGTCCTGGATCGTTTTGCTCGCGGCGATCCTGCTGGTTGCCGCGCCGTTCGTCCTCGGTGGCTATCAGACCTCGATCCTGACCCAGACGGTGATCCTCGCCCTGTTCGCGACGGCGTTCAACCTCCTGTACGGGTACACGGGCCTGCTCTCCTTCGGCCACGCGATGTTCGTCGCGGCCGCGGGCTACACGGCCGCGATAACCGTCGGACAGGTGTCGCCAGCACTGGGTATCCCGGAGACGTTCGGTGCCATCTCGCCGTTCGCGACGTGGGTGCTGGCCCTACTGCTGGGCGTCGTCGTCGCGACGCTCGTGGCGGTGTTCGTGGGCTTTCTCTCGGTGCGACTCGAGGAGATCTACTTCGCACTGATCACGCTCGCGTTCAGCATGGCGGTGTACGTCATGGTCCTGCAGGACACCGTCGGCGTTATCTTCGAGGTCTTCGGCATCGGCGACGGGAACCTCACCAACGGCTCCGACGGTCTGACCTTCACCATGGGAGAGATCGAACTGTTCGGCATGCAGTTCCGACTGGTCGACATCGTCGATCCGTTCGTGTACTACTTCCTGTCGCTCATCGTGGTCTCGGTCGCGATGTACATGCTCTGGCGGATCGTCCAGTCACCGTTCGGGATGGTCTGTCGGGCCATCCGGGAGAACCCCGAACGGGCCAGTGCACTCGGGATCGACGTCAACCGCCACCAGTGGGTGACGTTCATCATCTCCGGGGCGTTCAGTGGCCTGGCGGGTGCGTTGCTCATCCCGCTGGCGACGAACGTCAACCCCTCCTACGCTCACTGGACGTTCTCCGCCGAACCCGTCATCATGACGGTCATCGGCGGCCCATACGCGTTCTTCGGGCCGATCGTGGGGGCGTTCACCTACGAGTACCTCCGCGAGTTCATCAGCCTGTTCCCGCTTCTGGAGCAGTACTGGCAGTTCAGCTTCGGTGTGTTGCTGTTGCTGGTCGTCCTCTTCTTCGACAACGGGGTCGCCGGCGGCATCAACAGGTTCCGTGCCTGGCTCGGCGTCGCCTGGCAGCGATACCAGACTGACGGCGTGGCCGGCGTTATCGCGTTCGTCAAGGAGACCGTCGTCGGCTACGCCGTGCTGGCGAAAGACGAGGTCGTCGCGTTCGTGCGTCGAGTGATAACCGGCGTCAGGTCGCTACCGCAACGGGTCGCCAACCGCTTCTAG
- a CDS encoding GNAT family N-acetyltransferase, with protein MYVRDAKNREEVWLLDHIEDMGLDETAFRSRDYVIAIDEETNEKAGFGRVRVHKTDDEDVCELTSIGVLEDWRGQGVGAHVVERLIQKAGDEGFETVYSLTDQPDYLRQFEFEPIDAGSLPEKLQGRLEEKRETTAPDAVPMALSVAEFRMPRKFREAFKQAAADEGEAEPEEGPEDFGIDPDEATYKYDTGR; from the coding sequence ATGTACGTCCGGGACGCGAAAAACCGTGAGGAGGTCTGGCTTCTGGATCACATCGAGGACATGGGCCTGGACGAGACCGCGTTTCGCTCGCGCGACTACGTCATCGCCATCGACGAGGAGACGAACGAGAAGGCGGGCTTCGGGCGGGTCCGCGTCCACAAGACCGACGACGAAGACGTCTGTGAACTCACCTCTATCGGCGTCCTCGAGGACTGGCGCGGACAGGGCGTCGGTGCACACGTCGTCGAGCGGCTCATCCAGAAGGCCGGCGACGAAGGGTTCGAGACCGTCTACTCGCTGACCGACCAGCCGGACTACCTCCGACAGTTCGAGTTCGAGCCGATCGACGCTGGTTCGCTCCCGGAGAAACTTCAGGGTCGGCTGGAGGAAAAACGCGAGACGACCGCGCCCGACGCAGTCCCGATGGCGCTGTCGGTCGCGGAGTTCCGGATGCCCCGGAAGTTCCGGGAGGCCTTCAAACAGGCCGCTGCGGACGAAGGCGAGGCCGAGCCCGAAGAGGGGCCAGAGGACTTCGGGATCGATCCCGACGAGGCGACCTACAAGTATGACACCGGGCGGTGA